The genomic region CTTGCAAAACAATGATTAGCACTCCAATACTTAAGTCagtacaaattttaattaaataaaacaagaaaagcgcGAGAAAATGGTAGTTGAAATATAAGTTAAGAGTGCAAAAAAATAGTAGGGATCCATGCAGCTTTGTTGTTCGAGAAGTGGAACGAGTTTAACATACCCTGTAATTTACCTTAGatctttatttatagaggaGTTTGGGATAGATTTTCGAATTTGTTAGGTTCAATTGAGATATCCTAAGAATTCAACTTTGTAGGGATGGTGTCTATCCATTACTTGGAGATGTCTCATAATAGATAGGCTAGTTCAAAGTAGTCCTACTAGGTCAATCATGAGTATAGGAGAAGTAGCTTGTTCTTCCAACATTCGGATCCACGTAGGTATAAGGTCTCCCTAGCGTCCTTTTAAAGTAATATGGCTCATGATGTGTAGAATACAACTAATGTGGCGGTCTTGTTGTTTGGTATTTGGGCTTGTTGATTGAGCCCTATTTAAGAATGCTGCTTCTTCAGCAGGGCAATAGAACTGGGCTGCAGCCCCCGCTACTGGTAGCAATTATGTCGGGCCAATATCTTGGCCTACTAGACTGTGTGAATGGGTGCTTCCTCATTCATCAACTTTGGATTTTGAGCTTGCTTCGCCAGTGGgcttggaaaaatatttgtattagacatcatcatattatcaatgacaaatgtaaaagttaaataactgtttataattttgtaaaaaaagaaagatgtatttataaatatgctAAACTTGGAGGaagtaattgtaatttaccatattttgCAAGCACCAAAAGATTTTGGGTGATCCAAATGGTCCTCCGATCATGATCTTGGgttctcgtattcccttattgagtattaggatctttttttaaaaatcacttCCTGTAATAAtgggtaaggtttcccttgcttcttTTAGGGAAAACTCTAggttttgccgtgcaaatCCCCGAtcttgaatcaatataagctgcaaaatactttatttttatattgatcatacaccATACCAACaaatatgcatataaaaaAGGAACTtatcattcaatccttatggtaacaccatcaagactaaATTCTATTCCGttaccttttttttcctcatgaTTTATGATctttgaggaaacttgaccctaaagTCATACTTccattttctcgtcctgcaacacctgcaaTTAGAGTTTCATGGTTGCTATTTCTAATATGCTTTCATATCTACCAACAACatgttgctgcaaatgatataagtcatcacaaggcaAAAGGTTTTCGTTCTTagtgatattaaatataacttatatttctttccatccttcaaggcatctaagttttacgtcatccaccctaatctcttgaggagttaaagcttttaataactcttttcCTTCCCTTTGTGACCTATGATCCTATCTACCGAAAAGGACGTTCTGCTACCAAACTTAGTTCTAAAGCTAACTGTTCGATCTAAAATTAGGTGatcttataataatatcaacaccatctattctaggtatcctaatcAGGTCTGGTGTCATAACCTTGGCagattccttgaaaattctagaaatatcaataaactctttcataagaaacaaatctgaattATGTGTATCGGAAAAGGCATAAactattctataagttataaaatatggtccattaccttctttcattagatcttttcttttaaagtccTAATGAAGGGTCAAGACTCTGCTGAAATCTTGCTCTggtaggttgtatgcaatacTAGGatgaatatcaaatattaactTTCTTGTATAcaaattacctatcattgtcccaagacaaccatctcttaggttattgattcttctaccCGTTATAGATAAATgcatttctgaatcaattccttctttaaaagttgcttttattactacttcaaaaGCTTCTATGTGAATCCATTTAATAGTAACAACTACTTTTTTAGGCTTCCGCGGACTTCAAACTCGGactcaaacttatttttttatggcgTCACTGCATTTGTCATCATCTTATCTCTTTCGGGTGACGTCACTACGTTCGTCATCACCGCGTCCTTTTCCAACTGTTAGTCATAATGGCTTGTTGGCCATGTGATTGCTAGCTAGCTTTCCTACTTTGCTAACTGTTGgtctttgttatttttttccgACATccttattcttgattttttacattctccaatttttattttattttttaaaaatcctTTCTTTTACTGTTATCTTGGTTTGATTCGGGTTTCTTTTGTGTGACCTAGATTTTTGTTCCAAGGCAACCATCTCTCAAGTTATTGATTTTTAGAAATCcattattttaatcaattccttccttaaaagttgtttttattactacttcaatacttcctatgtggatccatttcattgTAACAACTTCTTCTTATTTaagcttatttaatttttcaagaatctcTTATTTAGGAATAAGTTGAATTTTCATCACATTACCTGTTAGCTCCATCGGAATAGCAAACTGACCTAAACTTACTTTGTAAATAGGTGATGTCTCCTTTGATTTTAGCCCTTTTGgttgatgatttttttgattcctcaaatcctaaatccattgtatgggctgaggttggaatcttgacACATGATTTTattcatgattttgtttgacaccaccattttggaaaagaatccAGACAGGCTTTCAAAGGTCTGAAGCCTATCTTCTAGCTGTAGTTATTTTGACttggttgaagatccatcagAATCAGTCTCTACCTTATTCTTATAGATGCTTTCATCTGAGGAAAGATCTTGAATTGATAAATGAgtaccaaatcgccatagtagACTGCATCCAAGATGTCCTCCATGACTTCAAATTTTCGTAATTCACCATGTTTCTGAGGGCAGTCTAGAGAGATATGACCTCTTGCTTCGgaagtccagcaattgcagactttaaaactttcattggctcgggtatggaCCCATCTAAAAGTTTTCTTGTAGGTGTTCTTCCTGTGGATATTGCCTATATTCATGTAGATCCTTGAGATCAAATCTTTGTTGGTCCCATTTTTTGTCCAGATTTCTTTGATCTGGCTTTTGACTTGGAATATCCTGATTTTtgtcggaaaaaaaaaaaaaaagttcttcTACAACTCCTAGTGTATGAAAcactattttgcttcctcctcTTCCTTGGTTCGCtcgattctcctataatagttggaatatcattgttatcacaacagagagggTTTCTTTTGATCTTACCTCTCAacctcttcatatttttctggatagatgcttgataacaccaattcTTCAATTTGTCTTAAGAAAAGACATCCTTCTTGTAATTGAATCTAattgtccttcaggtactttttATGACTGATCAACATTTTCCTACATGGACTGCATGTCTTTGCAAAGACATTGGAGgtgctacttctgttgctactccactctgaAAAAAGTACTTGCAAAATCAATGgatatattcatctattgCGCAAATACTCCTTAATTCAAGCCTAAAGAGAGCTTGTGCATactctctagccttttctactctacttccttcgaagtaaCCATCTTcaatgaagtgtatcttgataagccttctTAGCCAATCCGCTATCACGTCTTTTGAATCTCCAGCAAGGATACTGGTTTTGAtatcttctggggtattatTTCATCCGATCTTCAAAGAACCTTTCAAACTTAACCCCACTagttttataaagtttttctTGTCGAGTTCTAAagtagttgctgctatctttATGGCTACAACCAATtcatctatcaatttctcgatatttcaaaaattgataacaTTCAGGTTAAGTAAAGTGTCGTATGGATGCAAGGGTTGGATCATGGTTCAcgcccaaggtgtatttttAGGCACtcttcttgaatttctttcaaacttttcttttaGCCTGGTCCCTATGAACACGAGAGTGGCGTTATTGTGGAAATCCGCACTCTCTCTCATTGGATAATCCTGTGGAGAATCATTGAAACATGTACTTCCCTCAGGCAATGATAATGTTGGAGTGATTTCAttggtttggatattgactaagtCTACAATCTTGAGTTGGGCAAAGGATTTCgccaattcttgtaaataTGATAGATCTGCTCTAGTTACCTCCATTACTTTATAGATTTGATGGATGCAATGATCAAATCTTCATGGTctttggctttggaatctTCAAAGCTTTCCCCTTCTGATGcagaagaggtactgttcaAAAATGTCTCTTATTCGCTCTTGTCTGGATTTAGATGTCTCAAGGCTCTCCCTTTAGTTTCTCTTTAGATATTCTATTTCTAACTTCAGATATGTAGATCTTTGTGTAGATCAGGAAAGATCTTAAGGATCTCGTCCACATTTTGGTTCAagatttctattttcataggtatatgaaTTAACCTATGTCTATAAtcttgaactgtcttttgAATTTCTCCCAAATCTTGCTAGATCTTCGAGGTATCCAAGTCGAGTTCCTTCCAGTCAGctcctttaattataatttatagaacTGTATTAATGAAAGAAATTACCCATTCCGTTTCTCCTTGTTGGTAATCTACCATGGGCTTCGATCGAGTTTATGGTTTTCACCGTATTTCCTGGTAGCACCTTCTGGATCTGGTGAATTCTCCACCATTCTTCTTGTTCATCCTCAATAAGAGGTCCAAGATCCTGCTTTATGCCCTTCTTTAGAATTCCTAGGATGATATTcttactctattttttaaaaatttgaaatactCCTAATTGTCACCCGATCCTTCATTTGGTGATTGGAGATAATCTTCTCCCTTTTATAGAATTTCCATAAAGAAATTCCATCTTTGATCTTTCAGAATCTGAAAGTATTCCTTGttgtaactcgaactttcgtttGGTTCTATTATCTTAAAGAGTTTCCTCTGTAGGTggaaaaatatctaaatacaatataaacaaatatttttttcgataaacctaggctctgatatTGTTTTAGTCGGGGCATGCAAGTAAATGCATCAGAATgctaaataattgaaaatggactaaaatgcTTATTTTAAAGCTAGGAacgggtaaaattgtccaaaaatcgACCAAATCTGTTCGGAGGACTAAAATCACGACCTTTTTGGaacttaaaggactaaaatgctAATCGTAGAGTTACAGAACTAATAAGCCACCCCCCTTTAGTTACAtgactaattttgcaattttccctttattttaatattatttgagtGCTACGAACGGTTAatacacaaaaagaaatttaaaaaataaatacttatagtaaatagttattgacaGTCAACCAAGGATTGTTGGCATTGGTTTTTTACGAGTATAGTATCACAGCTAAAAGTCATGACAAGAATATTATTGTGGTTTATagtcatggtaaaaatattttttaccataaataatgtaagatttttccattgttttttgtttaatcatatttgatagtaattatttacaacaatattaatgtataattaataaaattgtagtacattgtaaattttcttctcGTTAATCTATTACTTCACAGATGGACAAAACTTCCGTATTGGGAGATGCCATCACATACTTGAAACACCTTCAAGAAAGAGTGAAGACGTTGGAAGAACAAGCGAGGATGCAGACCATGGAATCAGCGGTGCTCGTCAAGAGATCACAAGTCACGGCAGAGGATGAGAGCTGTACTGATGGAGAAAGCGGTAGCTACGACGAGCATCCGCTGCCGGAAATCGAAGCCAGAGTCTGCAACAACCACATCCTTCTCAGAGTCCAATGTGAGAAGCACAAGGGAGTTTTGGTGGATTTACTCAGCAAAGTGGAGAAACTCAACCTCGCTATTCTCCACACCAATGTCGCAACGTTTGGGAGTTTAGCCCTTGATATTACCATCATTGCAGATGTAATAACAATCTCGATCCTCATAATCGAGTATGTTAAGATTTTTCAATTGGAGTAACCTAACCCGGccgtttttgtattttgtgtgTAGATGGAGAGAGAATTCAACTTGACGGCGAAAGAAGTCGTGAAAAGACTTCGTGCGGCTCTCCGACGATGATCATCACAATGTTACAATTGAATCTGAATATTctatttcattataattaattaagtgtaTAACATATGTAATTTCTTTAGTACAACATTTGATGtggattatttataaatatctgaATTTGAAGTGTATGTACAAGTGGAATACAACGTAACAAGCATACTTTTGCTGAGACATGAGATTTGTGAACTCACCATAATGCCATCAAGATTCTTGTGAATCTGATACTGTGATGAGATCGGATTTTTGTTATCCTcacttttttttgaaaaaacagtTACATGTCATGGAATTTGAGATGCATTGCCATGGAATATTCAATGAATTTGCGACGGCAGATGCGCTCAAGTGTCCAGAAGTCATATCGTAAAATCCATCCCAATGAATACTATGATGAAATTTGAGATATGATAGTCCTTACAAATTCCATCACAAAAATTGGCAGGAATTTGGCAAGAAAGATATCTATTAGAATCCATTGTAAGATTTGTCGTAAGGCCAATTTCATACAATATTTGCCCCATATGTTAGggtatttttcaatttagtttcATTTGTTACGATTTTTTCACATTACATTccataagttgaaaattttctcaattttagtcttcagattcattttttgtctcataattaatatagcCATCACCGATCACACGTTCATTTCCatacatttttcattaattactgACCTAAAAATGCACGTTTCATAACGACATATTGGGCGCATTGGCAAAACCACAATAAGAAATGTATGGAAGGGCGTAGTGACGGATCCCCACTGTGTAGTTAGAGTCTTATTTCTTCCTGCAGCAGTCCACAGATGCACGGAGTAGGATGAAGTTAGATTTGTTATTATGAGAGTAGTATGATAGTCATTCAGGTATCTTTAGAGCAGTCTAGTGGTCATGTAGTGTTGTGTAGTGGGTTCTTAGTAGTTTTATCTTAATGCATGGTTTAATTAGAGTTTAGCCTTCTATGGGTGAACAATTATGTATCTGTATATGTCGATGAGGTCGAACTCAATTGGCTAAATTGAAGtcccataattttaaagtcATATATGTTTGAATCCCACCGTGTGATATGTCATTCTACTTTATTCGTAAGTATTATTGTACTTTAATAATatgtgttaattaaatatagttatctaatattataattagtacATAATTgtaatagttataaaatttttgctaaatataaatatttaatatttatgattgtaattaatatattcaattaataataatttatcacatttaattcaaaaattatatatctgaATATCTTATTAAACATGACGCACTGCAGATCATGTATTCAAAACCGACACGGGTGGTCTGGTGTAGAACCTGAGAATTAATCATTTGAAGCCCTTAATACAACTAACACAGCATACTACAAACATcagataatatatttgattccttctatatatatatgtctttcTCTCGACAGATATATATCAGTTGGGGCTAGAATGTCCCTTCCACCGCTGTTGCTCCACAAGGAAAAAATTCCCGATTACGAGCACAAGCTGCCTGTGAAtcacaaacaaaattttgtcTTTGGATCAGGaccattaattaattgcttAAAAGTTAAAACAAACTTCAACAGTCAAATCTGCTCATCATGGGACCCCAAGTAGTGTTCAAAAACCATTATGTTAGAGAAACTATATTCATTAACATCATCAAAACATCAATTCCAGTGGTTTTAAATGTTCCCTCAAACACACGGCAATCGGCCTGCCTCGATCCCCACATTTATAGCTTTATATTCAAGAAACCTTGTTTTCATCACTCCCCCCAACTTCACAGGGCAAAGGCAAGCTTTTCTTGCTTCTTTTCTCCTTAATTTTAGGTTTTCGTAATAATTAGGTTAGCTGTTTCACAGATGGATAGAGATACTGATGATTCTGGCGTGGGGGATTTCATCAGGGACATGAATGAACTGGAAGCAAGAGTGAAAACGCTGGAGGAACAAGCAGCACGGCAGACCACGGAACCCTTGGTGCCCGTCGAGAGATGGCAAATCGATGCCGAGGAAGAAGAATCATCGGCGGAGGAGCGGCGCCTGCCGGAAATTGAAGCCAAAGTCTGTAACCAAAATATTCTTCTCAAAATCCAGTGCGAGAAACGTAAGGGACTGTTGGTGAAAATACTTCTGGAGCTGGATAAACTAAATCTGGATGTTGTCAGCGCCAGCGTTGCGCAGTTCGGGAGTTTCATTCTTGACGCTACCATTCTCGCTGAGGTTAATTCAtctgtttctttgttttaatcTTTCCAAATTCCAACTTCCAATTTTATGTTGCAATTCAAATTTACGCCAACTCACCCAAAGAAATATGCTTTTTGTTAAGCACAATTTACTACTGTTAAAACTATGAAATGACGAATATTCTGTCCGACATTGTTTCTGCAAACAAgctcaaaatatttgcaacaactaataattacgacaaatattttggtcattaATAAATCGATAGTATTGATTTGTCATAACTTCCAaaccataataatttataaacatagaaaataatttattttttttagtgtacTGTGTTTGAGATATACCCATTGCCTCCATAAATTATAGCCACAAACTAATATAATCCTGATGTGAATTTTGTATACGTGGTGTGTTTATATGAAATGCAACTTGTGACGTAAGATGAATTTTTAGTGGAAGATTGGACGATgaaattcttgtttttatgtggattttattttattttagaatttgacTAAGCCcttcattttaatttgttcTCAGATGGAGAAAGAATTCAAACTTGTAGTGGAAGAGGTAGTGGGAGCCCTACGTTCTGCTCTCCAAGTTGCTCCATAGAGAGCTTGCATATAAAAAGGGCAAATTACGTAGATCTAATGATACTAATGTTCACTgttctttacaaaattacaaaatcatgTGAATAGCTGctgatgtaatttattttaggcGATTTATGTAAGATTTTGTCTTTGAAAACCAAGTGtcaatatatatcaaaattatagtCTCGATtcatgtatttgtaattttataaaaaattaaaatatttaaataattagaactAATTTTAGGAGGTATTGATGTCATTTAcccaatttttatatatggaCTCATGTTCAtggatttcaatttttttgtctatgCCATTGTAAGTATCCAtgattcatatttattatttgttactttttgtcacttgagaagttttaattatatgaggtaattaaatataaatattttgaggtttgaaaaattacatttagtatttCTTAAATGAGTTTTTGTCtgataagtatatttatttatttattaatcaaaatttatcgaatttgttaatattaacaacaaaaaaagtgaaaatttatatttacccataATTAACTGAATTCTGACATATTAtaggtaaaataatttttttatgactaaattatccttatacatcttcacaggCTAGTGCATATCAGGAGGTAAATTTCACtcttataaagataatttggttaggagaaaaattgtttgacctgcaagtAAGCCAATCTGGactaaatatgaatttattcaaaaataaaaattctaatatcagcaaatttaactaattttgactaatggagggaTCTACTTAAtagacgaaaacaaacgtcaaggatacaaaattttatttccaaaacTATAagggatctatttgttagatagaagcaaacGTCAAgtttaacttataaatttgatcaataagACTATCAAATTAATGCAGTCAATGAGGCCTTAGCTTAGTCAGCGAACTTGATGTCCCATGATCGAGTCTCATCAATATGTAGGTATTAgtctattttatttgtaattgcTGGTCTActgcaataataattattaattaatatatataattacatatatgatACTAATAATTGACATATATGGATTCGTGATGATTAAAGTCtataatacaatcataaatgattaattaaaaaaaatatcaaattgcaacccaaatttgcatttttaccCTAGAAACATGGCTTTCCACTGTAGTTTATTACCACGGCTAAAGATAAGAAATTTTGGTAGATACTAATTACTATGGTTGGACAACAATTATTAGccgttatttttataaacgaAGCTAATATATTTGCAAAAGCTAAAAGATTATAgataaaattgacaaatataaaataatcgtgatcaaaatttaagttttcacatcaattttctttgatcataataaatagtattaatttatacaatttttaaattaaaataatttatatcatagaaaataatcaatttattttttatagtgtaagCAACATGCCTAGAGCCATAACAGAATTATTATGAACCCCTCGTAATTTTTTCTCCACATCTCTcttgtcaattttattttctggttacATTTTCCTCTCTGATATTTCCCTTTCTAAAAAAAGATAGATTATTGTGAATTATTTGATGCTACCAAAGGATATTGTCACATCGAAAAAAGGGCATCCACTCAATTCCAACGGACAAATGGTGTCCCCATACCCTATTTCTTgtcaaactttattttatttaatataataattaaaatcctATGCTCAATTTTTGTCACGTGCTAATTTTACCTATCAGaaaaatttatgctttctatgtataaaaatcatttttaaatcaatttaatatacGCAAGACTGTCTCCGACCCCCACCACTGCCCTCCACTACTTGGGTTTCACTTTCAGagaatttttattagataaaaaaaatgtggatTCGAATTTTACGaatatagacatatatataaaatttagttattataataattttcttattttatttatttcttaacatatttattatttcaaaaatattaatatatatatttaagcaTATTGAATCATCTAACGAACTAAATCTtatcaaagagaaaaaacaagaaaaagaagaagaagaatgttATTTACATATTCTCTACATTGATAGAAACtactactttttctttttgtttttggttgagACAGCAATGTTACATTAACATGGTCAAATAATGTTGTGTTTCATACAGCATTAGGTGGGggaaacaatatttttcatctcgggatttttttttttttttcttttattgattaaGTTTTTAAACTCAACATTTAATGGCACGTGGtcttttttgttgaatatgtAATCAAAAGGTACTACGGGatcaaaattactatttttgaaaaattacgggatcaaaagtaataatattgTAATCGATGGAatcaaaaacttaaaaattctaaattatgaaatgaaaaatattatttttcaatcattacAGCATTTACAGTGCCGATGTATGgtatagttattaatttaaattactttatatatatttcttaattatttcatttgatattattaaatattcattaatatcTCAAGGAACGGAGTCCgtattttcactttatttaaaagaaattatacattgtttttcaaatatgataaattttaacaacccataaattattaattaatatttcctacaaaataatacaactgtcattttcctccaaaaaataaaaaataaaaccaaagaCAAAGTTCTTTAGCACTACTCATGAATCTCTTCGAACTTATCCTCGCGTAGGGACGGACTGGGATCCGACATTCTAAtgttcaaaaaagaaaacatcatTTATAATACAAAGTTTCTTACTCATAGCATTCAGATAGGTttgattaatttcttaaaaaaaacaaaacaagaagaatCATCAGCAGTACCCGAAAAttgtctgtttttcttttcaatggAGGATGACATTTCTGCAGCGCTCGTTTTgattatcaatcacataacaaatataataataaattttatatatatgtttgattaGTCTGTCTACAAGTAAATTAGAAAGATTtgatatttggtataattataagtttcctcttattcattatttaaaaaaatatcaatacccctcatatttgatgaaattatgtaatccctGAATTGATGTTTCGAACTATCAACTTTACCTTTGTtgtattgttttttaaaaaaaattgtaagaaaatcCGACGAGGTTgatgaaaaattctaaaaaattgtaaaaataaatattgtccacttaattcataaaaaaaa from Sesamum indicum cultivar Zhongzhi No. 13 linkage group LG3, S_indicum_v1.0, whole genome shotgun sequence harbors:
- the LOC105158560 gene encoding transcription factor bHLH25-like, translating into MDRDTDDSGVGDFIRDMNELEARVKTLEEQAARQTTEPLVPVERWQIDAEEEESSAEERRLPEIEAKVCNQNILLKIQCEKRKGLLVKILLELDKLNLDVVSASVAQFGSFILDATILAEMEKEFKLVVEEVVGALRSALQVAP
- the LOC105158707 gene encoding transcription factor bHLH18-like, whose translation is MDAMIKSSWSLALESSKLSPSDAEEMDKTSVLGDAITYLKHLQERVKTLEEQARMQTMESAVLVKRSQVTAEDESCTDGESGSYDEHPLPEIEARVCNNHILLRVQCEKHKGVLVDLLSKVEKLNLAILHTNVATFGSLALDITIIADVITISILIIEYVKIFQLE